The following are encoded together in the Proteiniphilum saccharofermentans genome:
- a CDS encoding APC family permease has protein sequence MKEKVRHTDLAAPAPALRLIDAIVLIVGIVIGAGIFRTPSVVAANSPDQFWFAATWVLGGIISLTGALCYSELSSAFPNAGGDYHFLKTAFGKRFSFLFAWSRVTVTQTGSIAILAYIAGDYLAELLPLGTYSSAFYAGAIVISLTLVNILGIRFGTGLQKLFMALQIIGILIIVLAGFLVEPSTTVQMSSRAVDIPSNTSIGLALIFVLLTFGGWNEAAYISAELKTGSRKMALVLVTSILIITLVYLLMNLAFLNVLGLSGMAASEAVGVDMMRATLGEKGVILIGLLVSIFALTSLNTTIFTGARANYALGKDFSPLAFLGKWDKEKSSPVNSLILQGVIAVVLIVFGAFTRNGFEAMVDFTAPVFWFFFLCTGLSLFVLRKKQPDVPRPFKVPLYPVIPFLFVAFCAYMLYSSLSVTGTGALVGVALLLTGWGVSFFRKPMDDIR, from the coding sequence ATGAAAGAAAAAGTTCGACATACAGACCTGGCCGCACCGGCACCGGCATTGCGACTGATTGATGCTATTGTCCTTATTGTAGGAATTGTGATTGGTGCAGGAATTTTCCGGACCCCATCGGTCGTTGCGGCCAACTCCCCCGACCAATTTTGGTTTGCTGCTACATGGGTACTCGGAGGCATTATTTCTCTGACCGGCGCCCTTTGTTATTCAGAATTAAGCTCTGCTTTCCCCAATGCAGGTGGTGATTACCATTTTCTGAAAACTGCCTTTGGAAAAAGATTCTCATTCTTATTTGCCTGGTCACGTGTTACGGTCACACAGACGGGATCTATTGCTATACTGGCCTATATTGCAGGAGATTATCTGGCGGAACTTCTTCCTTTGGGAACCTATTCTTCTGCTTTTTATGCCGGAGCCATTGTGATCTCGCTCACATTGGTAAATATATTGGGTATCCGTTTTGGTACGGGCCTTCAAAAGCTGTTCATGGCACTGCAGATTATCGGGATTTTAATTATTGTCCTGGCCGGATTTTTAGTGGAACCCTCCACAACGGTGCAAATGTCGTCGCGGGCTGTGGATATCCCATCCAATACATCGATAGGTCTGGCGCTTATCTTTGTACTATTGACGTTTGGCGGTTGGAATGAAGCGGCATACATTTCTGCGGAATTGAAGACCGGAAGTCGGAAAATGGCATTGGTGCTGGTTACCAGTATTCTGATTATCACACTGGTTTATCTGCTGATGAATCTGGCTTTCCTGAATGTGCTGGGATTAAGCGGGATGGCGGCATCGGAAGCCGTAGGCGTGGATATGATGCGGGCTACACTGGGTGAAAAGGGGGTAATCCTGATCGGCCTGTTGGTTTCAATTTTTGCTCTTACCTCACTGAATACGACTATTTTTACAGGAGCCAGGGCTAATTATGCGTTGGGAAAGGATTTTTCTCCATTGGCATTTCTGGGAAAATGGGATAAAGAAAAATCATCACCTGTCAATTCATTGATATTGCAGGGAGTGATTGCAGTGGTATTGATCGTTTTTGGCGCATTTACCCGTAACGGTTTTGAAGCCATGGTCGATTTTACAGCACCGGTCTTCTGGTTTTTCTTTCTATGTACCGGACTGAGCCTGTTCGTATTGAGGAAGAAACAACCGGATGTCCCGCGCCCTTTCAAAGTGCCACTATATCCGGTTATACCCTTTCTCTTTGTCGCTTTCTGTGCTTACATGCTCTACTCCAGTCTTTCCGTCACCGGAACGGGAGCACTGGTGGGAGTAGCCTTGCTATTGACGGGATGGGGAGTCTCTTTCTTCCGGAAACCTATGGATGATATTCGGTAG
- the asnA gene encoding aspartate--ammonia ligase, with the protein MSKLQIPAGYAPLLNLKQTELGIKSIKDFFQANLSSELRLRRVTAPLFVESGTGINDDLNGVERPVQFPIKDMDDRSAEIVHSLAKWKRLTLADYEIEEGFGIYTDMNAIRADEELDNLHSLYVDQWDWELVIGEKDRTIEFLKQVVRRIYAAMLRTEYLVYELFPAIKPQLPPEISFIHSEELLQKYPDLDSKQREDAVTREYGAVFVLGIGAPLSNGEPHDGRAPDYDDWSTSNSEGYLGLNGDLLVWNPVLEKSVELSSMGIRVDPAALKRQLELRGKEDRLSLYFHQRLMKGELPLSIGGGIGQSRLCMYYLRKAHIGEIQASLWPREMKEEARKQGVFLI; encoded by the coding sequence ATGTCAAAACTACAAATTCCTGCCGGTTATGCGCCGCTTCTGAACCTGAAGCAGACGGAACTGGGAATTAAGAGTATTAAAGATTTTTTTCAGGCCAATCTCTCATCTGAGCTGCGCCTTCGTCGTGTCACCGCACCTCTTTTCGTGGAGAGCGGGACCGGTATCAATGATGACCTGAACGGTGTAGAGCGGCCGGTACAGTTTCCGATCAAGGATATGGATGACCGGAGCGCGGAGATAGTCCATTCGCTGGCAAAATGGAAGCGGTTGACACTGGCCGATTACGAGATAGAGGAGGGTTTCGGTATATATACCGATATGAACGCCATCCGTGCTGATGAAGAGTTGGACAATCTTCATTCATTATATGTGGACCAATGGGATTGGGAACTGGTTATCGGAGAGAAAGACAGGACAATAGAGTTCCTGAAGCAGGTAGTCAGACGGATTTATGCCGCCATGCTCCGTACCGAATATCTTGTCTATGAGTTATTCCCCGCTATAAAACCGCAACTTCCCCCCGAGATATCTTTCATCCATTCCGAAGAGTTGTTGCAGAAATACCCGGATCTTGATTCCAAGCAGAGGGAAGACGCCGTTACCCGTGAATATGGTGCTGTGTTTGTGTTAGGTATCGGTGCACCATTGTCCAATGGTGAACCGCATGACGGGCGTGCTCCTGACTATGACGACTGGAGCACATCCAACAGTGAGGGTTATCTGGGGTTAAATGGTGATTTGCTGGTCTGGAACCCGGTATTGGAGAAATCAGTAGAGTTATCCTCTATGGGGATTCGTGTAGATCCTGCCGCGTTGAAACGTCAACTGGAATTGCGCGGTAAAGAGGACCGGTTATCGCTCTATTTCCATCAACGGTTGATGAAGGGGGAGTTGCCTCTGTCCATTGGTGGAGGGATTGGGCAATCGAGACTCTGTATGTATTATCTTCGTAAGGCGCATATCGGGGAGATACAGGCGAGTCTATGGCCGCGTGAGATGAAAGAGGAAGCCAGAAAACAGGGGGTTTTTCTTATCTGA
- a CDS encoding dihydroorotate dehydrogenase electron transfer subunit has translation MYMQVLDFTVRSNETLNDQNHLIKVAPAGNEVLPEMQPGQFVQILVDNSPHVFLRRPISINFVDKEKNEIWLLIQKVGEGTEKICAIPEGGTMNLIYPLGNSFTLPERKGKYLLVGGGVGTAPMLFLGKEMKERGIDPEFLLGGRSSKDILQRSDFERYGTLHCTTEDGSLGEKGYVTHHSVLKEKKYDYIYTCGPKPMMVAVAKYAHDHGIECEASLENLMACGFGACLCCVEKTVRGNICACTEGPVFNINQLTWLD, from the coding sequence ATTTACATGCAAGTACTCGATTTCACTGTTCGCTCCAACGAAACCCTGAATGATCAGAACCATCTGATAAAGGTTGCACCTGCCGGCAACGAAGTATTGCCTGAGATGCAACCCGGACAGTTTGTGCAGATATTGGTCGATAATTCACCCCATGTCTTTCTAAGAAGGCCCATATCCATCAATTTTGTCGATAAGGAAAAGAACGAGATATGGCTTCTGATCCAGAAAGTAGGTGAAGGTACGGAGAAGATTTGCGCTATTCCTGAGGGAGGGACCATGAACCTGATCTACCCACTGGGAAACTCTTTTACCCTTCCTGAAAGGAAGGGTAAATATCTGCTCGTAGGCGGAGGAGTAGGAACCGCCCCGATGCTTTTCCTCGGTAAGGAGATGAAAGAGAGGGGAATAGACCCTGAATTTCTGCTGGGTGGGCGTTCGTCGAAAGATATCCTGCAACGGTCGGATTTTGAACGGTACGGAACGCTCCATTGCACCACCGAAGACGGTTCGCTGGGTGAGAAAGGGTACGTGACCCATCATTCCGTGCTGAAAGAAAAGAAATATGACTATATTTATACCTGCGGCCCGAAACCGATGATGGTGGCAGTAGCGAAATATGCCCATGATCATGGCATTGAATGCGAGGCTTCACTCGAAAACCTGATGGCATGCGGTTTTGGCGCCTGCCTCTGCTGTGTGGAGAAAACAGTCAGAGGAAATATTTGCGCCTGTACTGAAGGGCCCGTTTTTAATATCAATCAACTCACATGGCTGGATTAG
- a CDS encoding helix-turn-helix domain-containing protein, with product MKDRIKLIMEKENLTPAKFADKLQINRAIISHILNGRNNPSLDVVTKILSEMDYINSEWLINGTGNMYKEGYGGNSVFPEPDLFNQDATNRARAVEAIEKSKEKGFKQPDYNAQLTENKMIIPSKNNDRKITQIIIYYDDNTFEIFGPHLK from the coding sequence ATGAAGGATCGCATCAAACTAATCATGGAAAAAGAGAATCTGACGCCGGCAAAATTTGCGGATAAGCTACAGATCAACCGGGCTATTATTTCTCATATATTGAATGGAAGAAATAACCCCAGCCTGGATGTGGTTACAAAGATCCTGAGTGAAATGGACTACATCAATAGCGAATGGCTGATCAATGGTACCGGTAATATGTATAAAGAAGGATATGGTGGTAATTCAGTTTTTCCAGAGCCCGATTTATTCAATCAGGATGCAACGAATAGGGCCAGGGCGGTGGAAGCCATTGAAAAATCGAAAGAAAAGGGCTTTAAACAACCCGATTATAATGCTCAATTGACAGAAAACAAGATGATTATCCCCTCAAAAAATAATGACCGGAAAATCACGCAAATAATTATTTATTATGATGACAATACTTTTGAGATATTCGGCCCTCACCTGAAATAA
- a CDS encoding YceI family protein, with amino-acid sequence MKRITFLLIIFVAGFGVMAQSNYKVDPAHASVNFKVKHSGITFVQGRFDKFDGAIIGSPGQLESARVFFNVSVESINTGIPMRDDHLRSADFFEVTQFPTMSFESTGIEKVEDGKYKLHGKLQIKDVTKDTTFDVVYGGTVKGQDGSEVIGFTAKNKINRLDYNVAFDPDGAGIGKDVHITLFLEFKNN; translated from the coding sequence ATGAAGAGAATAACATTTTTATTAATCATTTTTGTTGCCGGTTTTGGTGTAATGGCACAGTCCAATTACAAGGTGGATCCGGCACACGCTTCGGTGAACTTTAAGGTAAAACATAGTGGTATCACGTTTGTACAGGGACGATTCGATAAGTTTGACGGTGCCATTATTGGGAGTCCCGGTCAGTTGGAATCGGCAAGGGTATTTTTCAATGTAAGTGTGGAAAGTATCAATACCGGTATACCGATGCGTGACGACCATTTGCGGAGTGCCGATTTTTTTGAGGTGACACAGTTCCCGACCATGTCGTTTGAAAGTACGGGTATCGAGAAAGTGGAAGATGGCAAGTACAAGTTGCATGGTAAATTGCAGATCAAGGACGTAACGAAAGATACTACCTTTGATGTGGTGTACGGCGGTACGGTGAAAGGACAGGACGGATCGGAGGTGATTGGTTTTACTGCCAAAAACAAGATTAACCGTTTGGATTACAATGTAGCCTTTGATCCTGATGGAGCAGGTATTGGTAAAGATGTGCATATTACCCTTTTCCTTGAGTTCAAGAACAACTAA
- the ung gene encoding uracil-DNA glycosylase produces the protein MDVKIEESWKEHLQQEFEKPYFRTLTDFVRKEYAARTVYPPAKLIFNAFDSCPFNKVKVVIVGQDPYHEPGQAHGLCFSVNDGVQIPPSLVNIYKEIEDDLGIPAPRSGDLTRWAKQGVLLLNATLTVQAHRAGSHQGKGWEEFTDVAIKRLAEERNHLVFILWGAYAQRKGASIDANRHLILKSPHPSPLSAHRGFFGNKHFSKANGYLSAHNMEPIRW, from the coding sequence ATGGATGTAAAAATAGAGGAAAGCTGGAAGGAGCACCTTCAACAGGAGTTTGAGAAACCTTATTTCAGGACATTGACCGACTTTGTGCGGAAAGAGTATGCTGCTAGAACCGTATATCCGCCGGCAAAGCTGATTTTCAATGCATTTGACAGTTGTCCCTTCAACAAGGTGAAAGTGGTGATAGTAGGGCAGGATCCTTATCATGAACCGGGCCAGGCGCATGGACTGTGCTTTTCTGTGAATGACGGAGTACAGATTCCCCCTTCGTTGGTGAATATCTATAAGGAGATAGAGGATGATCTGGGAATACCTGCACCCCGGTCGGGAGATCTGACGAGATGGGCGAAGCAGGGCGTACTCCTGCTGAATGCTACCCTGACAGTACAGGCACATCGTGCCGGATCACACCAAGGAAAAGGTTGGGAAGAATTTACCGATGTTGCTATCAAGCGACTGGCCGAAGAGAGAAATCACCTGGTTTTTATCCTGTGGGGCGCTTATGCCCAGCGAAAAGGCGCCAGTATTGATGCGAACAGGCATCTTATCTTAAAATCACCACACCCGTCACCGTTATCCGCACATAGGGGATTCTTTGGTAATAAACACTTTAGCAAGGCTAACGGCTACCTGTCGGCTCACAATATGGAGCCGATCAGATGGTAG
- a CDS encoding DUF3298 and DUF4163 domain-containing protein: MQIKTKFSIFILLTGIILISCNGRRGGAKSSRIDFDSIVVARHIPLLQENDTTLPYADVDISFTYPVKFRDSESLARLQQIFQGTFFGDSNYDALTPQEAVDQYLKEYTDRYQSLSNYYYEDKARIEGKMPSWYWYIMNNSNKILFQNDSLLSYAVEYSDYEGGAHGSYRITYTNVDLNDLVTLTEEDLFVPGYFKPLTEKIVVQLMKKYDVPVADSLLMKGFFTIEDIVPNNNFWLDGKNIHYSYNQYEIAPYAMGVIDVSVPYSELSDILLPESIISRYFLKK, from the coding sequence ATGCAAATCAAAACTAAATTTTCAATCTTTATCCTCTTAACAGGAATCATTCTGATTTCGTGCAACGGAAGAAGAGGAGGTGCAAAATCATCCAGGATAGATTTTGACAGTATTGTAGTGGCACGGCATATCCCGCTTTTGCAGGAGAACGATACTACCCTTCCCTATGCTGATGTAGACATTTCTTTTACTTACCCCGTGAAATTTCGGGACAGTGAAAGTCTGGCGCGCTTGCAACAAATTTTCCAGGGAACATTCTTCGGCGACAGCAATTATGATGCGCTTACTCCACAGGAAGCAGTGGATCAATATCTTAAGGAGTATACCGACCGGTATCAATCACTGTCGAACTATTATTATGAAGACAAAGCACGTATTGAAGGAAAGATGCCTTCATGGTACTGGTATATTATGAATAACAGCAATAAGATACTGTTCCAAAATGATTCACTGTTGAGCTATGCCGTTGAATACAGTGACTATGAAGGCGGGGCGCATGGTTCCTACCGGATCACCTATACTAATGTAGACCTGAATGACCTGGTCACCCTTACTGAAGAGGACTTGTTCGTACCGGGATATTTCAAGCCGCTTACGGAGAAAATTGTGGTACAGTTAATGAAAAAATATGATGTTCCTGTTGCCGATTCCCTTCTTATGAAAGGGTTCTTTACCATTGAGGATATCGTTCCCAACAATAACTTCTGGCTTGACGGGAAAAATATTCATTATTCCTATAATCAATATGAGATCGCCCCTTATGCCATGGGCGTCATTGATGTGTCGGTACCCTATTCCGAACTCTCCGATATCCTATTGCCGGAAAGTATTATTTCAAGATATTTCCTGAAAAAATAG
- a CDS encoding DUF4831 family protein — MIRVKYLIPTLFLAVAFGVSAQKTTRVNAIKANDYGVVYSLPKTSFEITLLVKKTTYRKGEFYPYAQRYLGIEKPITEDKIVYTLEDISIVNRGIPDKNNSFMVAFRPKSLEPFVHLREDGVIVTINANPESETVEELKIPQGLPPSVNPRNYLSQETLMAGSTARQAELVARQIFGLRSSRTDILTGEAENMPPDGNAYKVVMDEINRQEKALTELFTGSEQAEYFTHSYTVVPDERDIDRRVVARFSEKLGPVDADNLAGEAIYLSLVNKTPKVEMQLSERDLKRLENKLSDGIVYNVPGKAMLNIEFRNRTLANKEVDVVQYGTQDVLVRRMFDNTKQPIKVYFYPELGAIKQIIQ, encoded by the coding sequence ATGATAAGAGTAAAATATCTGATCCCAACGCTTTTCCTTGCCGTCGCCTTCGGCGTATCCGCACAGAAGACGACACGGGTAAACGCTATCAAGGCCAACGACTATGGTGTGGTTTATTCATTACCCAAGACATCGTTCGAGATAACCTTGTTAGTGAAGAAGACAACTTACCGGAAAGGAGAATTCTATCCTTATGCACAACGCTACCTGGGAATAGAAAAACCTATCACCGAAGATAAAATTGTATATACACTGGAAGATATCTCCATTGTAAACAGGGGTATACCCGACAAGAATAACTCTTTCATGGTGGCATTCCGGCCCAAATCATTGGAGCCATTCGTCCATCTCCGGGAAGATGGAGTAATTGTCACCATCAATGCAAATCCGGAATCTGAAACAGTTGAAGAACTAAAAATCCCCCAGGGCTTGCCGCCATCTGTCAATCCGAGGAACTACTTGTCCCAGGAGACACTTATGGCCGGTTCTACGGCAAGACAGGCAGAACTGGTCGCCAGACAGATATTTGGCCTGCGAAGCAGCAGGACAGACATATTGACCGGCGAAGCAGAGAATATGCCCCCGGACGGAAATGCCTATAAGGTGGTAATGGATGAGATCAACCGACAGGAGAAAGCACTGACGGAACTCTTTACCGGAAGCGAACAGGCCGAATACTTTACCCATAGCTACACTGTTGTTCCCGATGAGAGGGATATCGACCGCAGGGTGGTTGCCCGTTTCTCAGAAAAGTTGGGTCCTGTGGATGCCGATAACCTTGCCGGGGAAGCTATCTACCTCTCGCTGGTGAATAAAACTCCCAAAGTAGAGATGCAACTATCAGAGCGGGATTTGAAACGATTGGAAAATAAACTTAGCGACGGGATTGTGTATAATGTCCCGGGAAAAGCCATGTTGAACATTGAATTCAGAAACAGGACGCTGGCAAACAAAGAGGTGGACGTAGTACAATACGGCACGCAAGATGTCCTTGTAAGGAGAATGTTCGACAATACCAAGCAACCTATCAAAGTTTATTTTTATCCGGAATTGGGTGCCATCAAGCAGATTATTCAATAG
- a CDS encoding glutathione peroxidase, translated as MESRKTLHDFTVKDIDGNDFSLASLKGKKVLVVNVASKCGLTPQYEQLQELYEKYRHLNFFVIGFPANNFLGQEPGSNLEIKEFCTANYGVTFPMMEKISVKGKNQAPLYQWLTKKSENGVMDQKVTWNFQKFMVDEEGHLVDAVMPKESPMSDKIINWITGN; from the coding sequence ATGGAATCAAGAAAGACTTTGCACGATTTCACCGTGAAGGATATAGACGGGAATGATTTCAGCTTGGCTTCCCTGAAGGGAAAAAAAGTGCTGGTGGTGAATGTAGCTTCGAAGTGCGGGCTGACTCCTCAATACGAGCAACTGCAGGAACTTTATGAGAAATACCGGCATCTGAATTTCTTCGTTATTGGTTTTCCGGCTAACAATTTTCTTGGACAGGAGCCGGGTAGCAATCTTGAAATCAAGGAATTCTGTACAGCCAATTATGGAGTGACCTTTCCCATGATGGAAAAGATCAGTGTGAAGGGTAAGAATCAGGCTCCATTGTATCAATGGCTTACAAAAAAATCAGAGAACGGGGTCATGGATCAAAAGGTAACCTGGAACTTTCAGAAGTTCATGGTCGATGAAGAGGGACATTTGGTTGATGCTGTGATGCCGAAGGAAAGCCCTATGAGCGACAAGATAATAAACTGGATCACCGGGAATTAA
- a CDS encoding SAM-dependent methyltransferase, with product MKSMNYLVTLLFLCGALQLNAQQIELDVPYVPTPQNVVEGMLDLANVGKGDVVYDLGCGDGRIVITAAKKYGATGIGVDLNPERIKEANENAREAGVEDKVTFHEGNLFDFDFSKASVLTLYLLPDVNLKLMPKILSEMKPGSRVVSHAFDMGDWKPDGQISVDGKSVFLWIIPEKE from the coding sequence ATGAAATCAATGAATTATCTTGTTACATTGCTATTTTTGTGCGGAGCATTGCAGCTGAATGCACAGCAAATTGAATTGGATGTGCCCTATGTGCCTACACCACAGAATGTAGTAGAGGGTATGCTAGACCTTGCCAACGTAGGTAAGGGGGATGTTGTATATGATCTGGGATGTGGGGATGGACGCATTGTGATCACTGCAGCAAAAAAATATGGTGCCACAGGTATAGGAGTAGACCTTAATCCCGAAAGGATCAAAGAGGCCAATGAGAATGCCCGGGAGGCGGGAGTGGAAGACAAGGTTACCTTCCACGAAGGCAATCTTTTTGATTTCGATTTCAGTAAAGCCTCGGTATTGACACTCTATCTTTTGCCGGATGTCAATTTAAAGTTGATGCCAAAGATTTTGTCAGAAATGAAACCCGGCAGCCGTGTAGTTTCCCATGCTTTTGATATGGGTGACTGGAAACCGGATGGACAAATTTCGGTAGACGGTAAGTCCGTTTTTCTCTGGATAATTCCGGAAAAGGAATAA
- the sufB gene encoding Fe-S cluster assembly protein SufB, translating to MQELDQDQILNELTTQDYKFGFTTDVETEVIEKGLNEDVIRLISAKKGEPEWLLEFRLKAYRHWLTMEMPDWPHLKIPEIDYQDIIYYADPTKKKNPKSLDEVDPELLKTFERLGIPLEEQKQLTGVAVDAVMDSVSIKTTFKEVLAEKGIIFCSFSEAVRHHPDLVRKYLGTVVPYKDNYYAALNSAVFSDGSFVYIPEGVRCPMELSTYFRINTANTGQFERTLIVGDNNSYVSYLEGCTAPMRDENQLHAAIVEIVALDHAEVKYSTVQNWYPGDKNGKGGVYNFVTKRGICKGVHSKISWTQVETGSAITWKYPSCILAGDYSVGEFYSVAVTNNYQQADTGTKMIHIGKNTRSRIVSKGISAGSSQNSYRGLVKVTQKAENARNHSQCDSLLLTDHCGAHTFPYTDIQNPTAVLEHEATTSKISEDQIFYCNQRGLGEEEAIGLIVNGYVKEVVNKLPMEFAVEAQKLLQISLEGSVG from the coding sequence ATGCAAGAATTAGATCAAGATCAGATATTAAATGAGTTAACTACCCAGGATTATAAATTCGGTTTTACCACTGACGTGGAGACCGAAGTCATAGAAAAGGGGTTGAACGAGGATGTCATCCGGTTGATTTCGGCGAAAAAGGGGGAACCCGAGTGGTTGCTTGAATTCCGGTTGAAAGCATATCGTCACTGGTTGACGATGGAAATGCCGGACTGGCCACACCTGAAGATTCCTGAAATCGATTATCAGGATATCATCTATTATGCCGATCCTACGAAGAAGAAAAACCCAAAAAGTCTGGACGAGGTCGATCCGGAATTATTAAAAACTTTCGAGCGTCTGGGAATCCCCCTTGAAGAACAGAAACAGCTCACAGGGGTTGCTGTAGATGCGGTGATGGACAGTGTCTCTATCAAAACCACCTTCAAAGAGGTGCTTGCCGAAAAAGGAATTATCTTCTGCTCCTTCAGTGAAGCGGTAAGACATCATCCCGACCTGGTAAGGAAATACCTGGGAACGGTCGTTCCCTATAAAGACAACTATTATGCAGCGTTGAACTCGGCGGTGTTCAGCGACGGTTCATTCGTCTATATCCCGGAAGGAGTACGCTGTCCGATGGAGCTTTCTACCTACTTCCGTATCAACACGGCCAATACCGGCCAGTTCGAACGGACACTTATTGTGGGCGACAACAACTCTTACGTGAGCTATCTCGAAGGGTGTACTGCTCCCATGCGCGACGAGAACCAACTGCACGCAGCTATCGTGGAGATCGTAGCTCTCGATCATGCAGAGGTGAAATACTCTACCGTACAGAACTGGTATCCCGGAGATAAGAACGGGAAAGGTGGTGTCTATAATTTCGTGACCAAACGGGGGATATGTAAAGGAGTGCATTCCAAGATCTCCTGGACACAGGTAGAGACCGGATCGGCCATCACCTGGAAATATCCTTCCTGTATTTTGGCAGGTGACTATTCTGTGGGTGAATTCTATTCGGTGGCAGTTACCAACAACTATCAGCAGGCAGATACCGGCACAAAGATGATCCACATAGGTAAAAATACCCGTAGCCGTATCGTCTCCAAAGGGATATCCGCAGGCAGCAGCCAGAACAGCTACCGTGGACTGGTGAAGGTGACCCAAAAGGCGGAGAATGCGCGTAACCACTCTCAATGTGATAGCCTGCTGCTGACCGACCACTGTGGGGCGCACACTTTTCCCTATACCGATATCCAGAATCCTACGGCCGTGCTTGAGCATGAGGCGACCACCTCCAAAATCAGCGAAGACCAGATCTTCTACTGCAACCAGCGTGGATTGGGTGAAGAGGAAGCCATCGGACTGATCGTAAACGGATATGTGAAGGAAGTGGTAAACAAACTCCCCATGGAATTTGCGGTAGAAGCTCAAAAATTACTCCAGATCAGCCTTGAAGGAAGCGTAGGATAA
- a CDS encoding dihydroorotate dehydrogenase, whose amino-acid sequence MAGLEVHIGDLKLKNPVMTASGTFGYGTEYADFIDLGRLGGIFVKGTTLAPRQGNDYPRMAETPSGMLNAVGLQNKGVDYFVEHLYPVIKDYDTHMIVNVSGSTVEDYVACAEKLADLDKMPAIELNISCPNVKEGGMAFGTSCQSAAQVTREVRKVFPKTLIVKLSPNVTDVTEIARGVEDEGADAVSLVNTFLGMAIDVESRRPKLSTITGGLSGPCIKPIAIRMVWEVFHAVKIPIIGMGGICNWQDAIEFILAGATAVQIGTYNFIDPAASVKIIDGIHDYLERHQIASVNDLVGKMIVQ is encoded by the coding sequence ATGGCTGGATTAGAAGTACATATAGGAGATTTAAAACTGAAGAACCCTGTGATGACCGCTTCCGGTACATTCGGATACGGAACCGAATATGCCGATTTTATCGATTTGGGACGCCTGGGAGGCATCTTCGTGAAAGGAACCACGCTTGCCCCCCGGCAAGGCAATGATTACCCCAGGATGGCCGAAACACCCTCAGGGATGCTTAATGCGGTCGGTCTTCAGAATAAAGGAGTGGATTATTTTGTAGAACACCTCTATCCCGTCATAAAGGATTACGACACCCATATGATCGTGAATGTATCGGGATCTACCGTGGAGGATTATGTCGCCTGTGCGGAGAAACTGGCGGATCTTGACAAGATGCCGGCTATTGAGCTGAATATCTCCTGCCCCAATGTCAAAGAAGGCGGTATGGCGTTCGGTACTTCCTGCCAATCGGCAGCCCAGGTTACCAGAGAGGTGCGTAAAGTATTTCCAAAGACGCTGATAGTGAAATTATCTCCCAACGTGACCGATGTTACTGAAATTGCCCGCGGCGTGGAGGATGAAGGTGCGGATGCCGTATCGCTTGTCAATACCTTCCTGGGGATGGCTATTGATGTGGAGAGCAGAAGACCGAAACTCTCCACTATTACGGGAGGACTTTCAGGTCCCTGTATCAAGCCGATCGCCATACGTATGGTATGGGAAGTATTCCATGCAGTGAAAATCCCGATCATCGGGATGGGAGGGATCTGTAACTGGCAGGATGCCATAGAGTTCATTCTGGCCGGTGCCACGGCGGTACAGATAGGTACCTATAATTTTATCGATCCCGCCGCTTCGGTAAAGATTATAGATGGTATCCACGATTATCTTGAACGGCATCAGATTGCTTCCGTGAATGATTTGGTGGGGAAAATGATTGTCCAATAG